From Amphritea atlantica, a single genomic window includes:
- a CDS encoding alpha/beta fold hydrolase, protein MKENDRKFIQAADHKTGYYRAGSGNPLVLLHGSGPGVSGWTNWGGLIDELSADYDVIVPDIAGFGFTEFKEGTEYDIKFWTNHLVKFLDAIGVDRVSLVGNSFGGAVGIGLALFNPERLDKLVLLGTPAGTFEQTKGLAGAWLYEPSLDNMRALMELFPYNKSLITDELVQSRYEASARPGAQGALRTLLPKPEEEGITMVKAFPVKAIQHITAPTLVLHGREDHVVPLQCGHTLVENIPNADLFVFGQCGHWVQTEQREKFLACVRNFVSN, encoded by the coding sequence GTGAAAGAGAACGATCGTAAGTTTATTCAGGCAGCGGATCATAAGACGGGTTACTACCGGGCAGGATCTGGTAACCCACTGGTTCTGTTGCATGGTTCGGGTCCGGGCGTTTCCGGATGGACTAACTGGGGAGGGCTGATTGATGAGCTGTCGGCTGATTACGATGTCATTGTTCCTGATATTGCCGGTTTTGGTTTTACAGAGTTTAAAGAGGGAACCGAATACGATATTAAGTTCTGGACCAACCACCTGGTTAAGTTCCTCGATGCCATCGGTGTCGACAGGGTATCGCTGGTGGGCAACTCTTTTGGTGGTGCCGTCGGTATCGGTCTGGCGCTGTTTAATCCCGAGCGTCTGGATAAGCTGGTGCTTCTGGGGACTCCTGCGGGAACCTTCGAGCAGACTAAAGGGTTGGCAGGGGCCTGGTTGTATGAGCCATCCCTTGACAATATGCGGGCGCTAATGGAGCTGTTTCCCTATAACAAATCACTTATTACAGACGAGTTAGTCCAGAGCCGCTATGAAGCCAGTGCCCGGCCTGGCGCTCAGGGGGCGTTGCGTACGCTTCTGCCAAAACCCGAAGAGGAGGGCATCACTATGGTGAAAGCGTTCCCGGTTAAGGCGATTCAGCATATTACTGCGCCGACACTGGTTCTGCATGGCAGAGAAGATCATGTGGTCCCTCTGCAGTGTGGTCATACCCTGGTTGAGAACATCCCTAATGCCGATCTGTTTGTCTTTGGGCAATGCGGCCACTGGGTTCAGACCGAGCAGCGCGAAAAATTCCTCGCCTGTGTCCGTAACTTTGTCAGCAACTAG
- a CDS encoding helix-turn-helix transcriptional regulator has protein sequence MKDNFDLRMKGVDRDIVFNKSTEIIHSLSGKTDEIVVHMLPDHQDRVIRINVHQRIFVNYFIFDSCYADQPEPTLRVEKAADNIISLESRPLKALILHLLELKEQVTPELQRHYINIIFHYIDLEVGSDKPVAEGGSSKQLTMEKLRDYIDRNIKCNLSVKSLTDVCHMSERSLYYLFRESESTTPLSYIQQRKIACVHSEIKGGSQGRSITQIAMDYGFTNLGRFSQLYRKQVGELPSVTRSRSADQALRA, from the coding sequence ATGAAAGATAATTTCGATCTAAGGATGAAGGGTGTTGACAGGGATATTGTTTTTAATAAATCGACAGAGATTATTCATTCATTGTCAGGCAAGACTGATGAGATCGTTGTGCATATGTTGCCTGATCATCAGGACAGGGTTATCCGCATCAATGTTCATCAGCGAATCTTTGTAAACTACTTTATATTTGATAGTTGCTATGCAGATCAGCCAGAGCCGACGCTGCGTGTAGAGAAAGCAGCGGACAATATAATCAGTCTTGAATCGCGTCCTCTCAAAGCACTGATTCTTCATCTGCTCGAGCTCAAAGAGCAAGTTACACCAGAGCTGCAGCGCCACTACATCAATATTATTTTTCATTATATTGACCTGGAAGTTGGATCTGATAAACCGGTTGCAGAAGGTGGCAGCAGTAAGCAGCTGACGATGGAAAAACTACGGGACTACATTGACCGGAATATAAAGTGCAATCTGTCAGTGAAGAGTCTGACTGATGTCTGTCATATGAGTGAGCGATCGCTTTATTATCTGTTTCGGGAGAGCGAATCAACGACGCCGCTTTCCTATATTCAGCAGCGTAAAATTGCCTGTGTCCACAGCGAGATCAAAGGGGGGAGCCAGGGACGGAGTATCACCCAGATTGCGATGGATTATGGCTTCACCAATCTTGGACGTTTTTCTCAGCTGTATCGTAAACAGGTGGGTGAATTGCCATCAGTGACCCGTTCCAGGTCGGCTGATCAGGCGTTAAGAGCATAA
- a CDS encoding feruloyl-CoA synthase — MNAEILPVNVVTYDISVEKRDDGSMLVRSAVQLPAYATKMTDKLEHWAATTPDRVMVAQRTEDKHHWETVTYAEALIKVKHLSQYLLNQNLSAERPVVILSGNSISHLLVGLASMYVGIPFSPISTAYSLISTDFGKLRYITEKLTPGLVFVENLGPFRDAIDAVMPSDCSVLACEADHGADDFGFDLSLWGDAVATPVTDDVAQANAAVNGDTIAKFLFTSGSTGMPKGVINTQRMICANQEMIASYLQFVQEQPPVLCDWLPWNHTFGGNKNTGLVIYNGGSLYIDGGKPVPKGIAETVANLREVAPTIYFNVPKGYELLVKELKQNQDMAEVFFSNLQVLFYAGAGLAQHVWDDLAELSIRYTGKKVPILTGLGATETAPSALFTSIEEAASGVVGVPIPGVELKLIPNQGKLEVRVKGVTVMPGYWRDEEQTAKAYDEEGYYCLGDALKFIDEQKPSRGFLFDGRVSEDFKLDTGTWVSVGTLKAHMIHEFAPYIQDVVIVGRDRGFISALVFPDVEHCRHLIDSEEGALNLEQIVNHAAVRKVFSDHLASMAEKSTGSSTCIKSLVLQSRPADMDAHEMTDKGSLNSNAVIGNRADIVEDIYSAEPSAQVITL, encoded by the coding sequence ATGAACGCAGAAATTCTTCCTGTAAATGTAGTTACCTACGACATTAGCGTCGAAAAGCGGGACGATGGTTCTATGCTGGTCCGGTCTGCTGTCCAGTTGCCAGCCTACGCAACCAAAATGACCGATAAGCTGGAGCACTGGGCCGCCACAACTCCTGACAGAGTGATGGTGGCGCAGCGAACAGAAGATAAGCATCACTGGGAAACGGTGACTTACGCCGAGGCTCTGATTAAAGTAAAGCATCTGTCCCAGTATCTTCTGAACCAGAACCTGTCAGCTGAGCGTCCTGTTGTTATCCTGTCGGGTAACAGTATTTCTCACCTGTTGGTGGGTCTGGCGTCTATGTATGTGGGTATCCCGTTTTCGCCGATATCCACGGCATACTCATTGATCTCGACCGATTTTGGTAAGCTGCGTTACATTACCGAAAAGCTGACACCCGGACTGGTCTTTGTTGAAAACCTGGGACCGTTCCGGGACGCTATTGATGCGGTCATGCCATCTGATTGCAGTGTGCTGGCCTGCGAGGCTGATCATGGTGCCGATGATTTTGGTTTTGACCTGAGCCTTTGGGGCGACGCTGTTGCTACACCGGTAACCGATGATGTTGCTCAGGCGAACGCGGCTGTGAATGGCGATACGATCGCCAAGTTTCTGTTCACTTCCGGCTCAACAGGGATGCCGAAAGGGGTTATCAATACCCAGCGGATGATCTGTGCTAATCAGGAGATGATTGCCAGTTACCTTCAGTTTGTTCAAGAGCAGCCGCCGGTATTGTGCGACTGGCTTCCCTGGAACCATACTTTCGGGGGCAATAAAAATACCGGTCTGGTGATCTATAACGGCGGTTCTCTGTATATCGATGGCGGTAAACCGGTACCTAAAGGCATTGCCGAAACAGTGGCTAACCTGCGGGAAGTTGCCCCCACAATCTATTTCAACGTGCCTAAAGGGTATGAACTGCTGGTTAAAGAGTTGAAGCAGAATCAGGATATGGCTGAGGTATTCTTCTCTAATCTGCAGGTGCTGTTTTATGCCGGTGCGGGTCTGGCTCAGCATGTCTGGGATGATCTGGCCGAACTTTCAATCCGATATACCGGTAAGAAAGTGCCGATACTGACGGGGCTGGGTGCTACAGAGACGGCCCCGTCAGCTCTGTTTACCTCCATTGAAGAGGCCGCTTCCGGTGTTGTGGGAGTGCCGATTCCCGGTGTTGAACTGAAACTGATTCCTAATCAGGGCAAACTCGAAGTGCGCGTTAAAGGTGTCACTGTCATGCCTGGGTACTGGCGCGATGAGGAGCAAACCGCGAAAGCCTATGATGAAGAGGGCTACTACTGTCTTGGCGATGCGCTGAAGTTTATTGATGAGCAAAAGCCATCCCGCGGATTTCTTTTCGATGGCCGCGTGTCTGAAGACTTTAAGCTGGATACCGGTACCTGGGTGAGCGTTGGCACACTCAAGGCGCACATGATTCATGAGTTTGCACCCTATATTCAGGATGTGGTTATTGTCGGTCGTGACCGTGGCTTCATCAGTGCGCTGGTGTTCCCCGATGTTGAACACTGCCGTCACCTGATCGATAGTGAGGAGGGTGCCCTGAATCTGGAGCAGATCGTTAATCATGCAGCGGTTCGTAAGGTATTCAGCGATCATCTTGCCAGTATGGCAGAGAAAAGCACCGGAAGTTCTACATGCATCAAGAGTCTGGTGCTGCAAAGCCGACCCGCTGATATGGATGCCCACGAGATGACCGATAAGGGATCGCTCAACTCCAATGCCGTGATCGGTAATCGTGCTGATATTGTTGAAGATATATATAGCGCAGAGCCTTCAGCTCAGGTGATTACGCTTTAA